The following coding sequences lie in one Deltaproteobacteria bacterium genomic window:
- a CDS encoding sigma-70 family RNA polymerase sigma factor: MTARASTIDPELSVREPDALVERARAGERGALEALLQGVAPRVLAAVRGVVGREAGDAEDLAQESLVALVRALPSFRGDCAIASFACGVAVRTALRSRRKWLRRRRKDDERALLADTTPVADDPERELQRHRRLAVMRSLLRELPIEQAEAFAMRCLLGDSLPEIAAASGANLNTLRSRIRLARTALLRRIHDDATLQELFEVTDVG, translated from the coding sequence GTGACGGCCCGCGCGAGCACGATCGATCCCGAGCTGTCGGTGCGCGAGCCCGACGCGCTGGTCGAGCGTGCGCGTGCGGGCGAGCGTGGTGCACTCGAGGCCCTGCTGCAGGGCGTCGCGCCCCGCGTGCTCGCGGCGGTGCGAGGCGTGGTCGGCCGCGAGGCCGGCGATGCCGAGGATCTCGCCCAGGAGAGCCTCGTTGCGCTGGTGCGCGCGCTGCCGTCGTTCCGCGGCGACTGTGCGATCGCGTCGTTCGCCTGCGGGGTCGCGGTGCGCACGGCCCTGCGATCCCGTCGCAAGTGGTTGCGACGGCGCCGCAAGGACGACGAGCGCGCGCTGCTGGCCGACACCACGCCGGTGGCCGACGATCCCGAGCGCGAACTCCAGCGACATCGGCGGCTCGCAGTGATGCGATCGCTGCTACGCGAGCTGCCGATCGAGCAGGCCGAAGCGTTCGCCATGCGTTGCCTGCTGGGCGACTCGCTGCCCGAGATCGCCGCTGCGAGCGGCGCCAACCTCAACACGTTGCGCAGCCGCATCCGCCTGGCACGGACGGCGCTGCTGCGACGGATCCACGACGATGCCACGCTGCAGGAACTCTTCGAGGTGACCGATGTCGGATGA
- a CDS encoding tetratricopeptide repeat protein produces the protein MSDEPTRRRSLESQLHDDIVVDTRAQHGDEHRLARVVGGALATGGGLGMLWLALRSITASKVVMIAVGTAAITSATAWVIASGEPDGVTVGATPRASAGDSDAGVDPRQDHATQPPATLDTIHAPAVPPPPDPGSTGATPRPIRPAAATPPSAEIAKRDDTALDDAATLLERAALARRDGRSDEAIAIYRAIERRFPGSREHAVACVALGRALLASDADAALETFDGCLRDHPRGQLAEPALVGRAEALAALGRHGDEAAAWVELLRRFPDSLHAERARSRSGR, from the coding sequence ATGTCGGATGAACCCACGCGCCGTCGCTCGCTCGAGTCGCAGCTACACGACGACATCGTCGTCGACACCCGCGCGCAGCACGGCGACGAGCACCGGCTCGCACGCGTGGTCGGTGGCGCGCTCGCGACCGGCGGGGGCCTCGGGATGCTGTGGTTGGCGCTGCGATCGATCACGGCCAGCAAGGTGGTGATGATCGCGGTCGGCACGGCGGCGATCACCAGCGCTACCGCGTGGGTGATCGCGAGCGGCGAGCCCGACGGGGTCACCGTCGGCGCGACGCCGCGGGCGAGCGCGGGCGACAGCGACGCAGGTGTCGACCCGAGGCAGGACCACGCGACGCAGCCGCCGGCGACGCTCGACACGATCCATGCGCCCGCCGTGCCACCACCGCCCGACCCGGGCTCGACCGGCGCGACGCCCCGGCCCATCCGACCCGCGGCCGCGACCCCGCCGTCGGCCGAGATCGCAAAGCGCGACGACACCGCCCTCGACGACGCCGCGACCCTGCTCGAACGTGCTGCGCTGGCCCGTCGCGACGGTCGCAGCGACGAGGCGATCGCGATCTATCGCGCGATCGAGCGGCGCTTCCCCGGCTCGCGCGAGCACGCGGTCGCCTGTGTCGCGCTCGGGCGTGCACTGCTCGCGAGCGATGCCGACGCCGCGCTCGAGACCTTCGACGGCTGTCTGCGCGATCATCCCCGTGGGCAGCTCGCCGAGCCTGCACTGGTCGGACGCGCCGAGGCCCTGGCCGCGCTCGGCCGCCACGGCGACGAGGCCGCCGCGTGGGTCGAGCTGCTGCGACGCTTCCCCGACTCGCTGCACGCCGAGCGCGCCCGCAGCCGCAGCGGGCGGTGA
- a CDS encoding PH domain-containing protein, producing MSANQGPPPPSSLQPQQPSTPARAQAPAGSVAQPGNEEIIYYGPAKQGAYVFDYVKWIFASVAAGVLGWGLGHIALFQSWPLWVLSLIGLPGLLWTFLRHTTTRYKITLRRIEFERGVLSKTVDSLELWRVLDVKYSQSLWDRVVGVARVTVSSTDQSTPELVLYGLPNPRELFERLRDAVQLARHSNRPMELVGDGHGLEHGHFEQQ from the coding sequence ATGTCAGCCAATCAAGGTCCGCCCCCGCCGTCGTCCCTCCAGCCGCAGCAGCCGTCCACACCTGCGCGTGCACAGGCCCCGGCCGGCTCGGTCGCACAGCCCGGCAACGAAGAAATCATCTACTACGGCCCGGCCAAGCAGGGCGCGTACGTGTTCGACTACGTGAAGTGGATCTTCGCATCGGTGGCCGCGGGTGTGCTCGGCTGGGGGCTCGGGCACATCGCCCTGTTCCAGAGTTGGCCGCTGTGGGTGCTGTCGCTCATCGGCTTGCCAGGCCTGTTGTGGACCTTCCTGCGTCACACCACGACGCGCTACAAGATCACGCTGCGTCGCATCGAGTTCGAGCGCGGCGTGCTGAGCAAGACCGTCGACAGCCTCGAGCTGTGGCGCGTGCTCGACGTCAAGTACAGCCAGAGCCTGTGGGATCGCGTCGTCGGGGTCGCACGCGTGACGGTGTCGAGCACCGATCAGTCGACGCCGGAGCTCGTGCTGTACGGCCTGCCGAACCCCCGCGAGCTGTTCGAGCGCCTGCGTGACGCGGTGCAGCTGGCCCGACACAGCAACCGGCCGATGGAGCTGGTCGGCGACGGCCACGGGCTCGAGCACGGTCACTTCGAGCAGCAGTAG
- a CDS encoding DUF1552 domain-containing protein translates to MKLSRSSRRMFLRGAGLTLAVPWLSSLLPRGAQAGVAAAPVRYIQLLNPYGPSIPLFFGDRTTNVRPEPNVNLQALDEIGGDISPILGAAFDPFRAKMSVLRGLDVLIENPNHHYVFATCASGYASGVDNDEAAPLSGQESVDMVIARSSKVYGDDVPEVRRVVNMNPVSGDDYSNNRSFSWRGDGDPQMVRPVKQTQGILDPFAAGFAAAQGDGLDPREQKLVDGVYEDYRRVRDGGRISADDKQRLNAYMDLVRDVIDGSISAICEAPTLDDESDVERTIDNQFRILAAAMACDLTRVASITMGMSQGYGTRHTEHHELYGATDSGIIDDFKHIGARVARLLGVLDAITEGEGTVLDNAIVYWCMQYGCVHIDGQHNNDNMPVLVAGGGGGRLQQGNYIDYRLEGDGRGLPLSNLLVTFMNCMGLSSGDYESSPGGGYGYYNGDFDQRPSPEFWSSTQGRRSPLPVLYQGPAMG, encoded by the coding sequence ATGAAGCTCTCCCGATCCAGCCGTCGCATGTTCCTCCGCGGTGCCGGACTCACGCTCGCGGTGCCCTGGCTCTCGTCGCTGCTGCCCCGCGGCGCACAGGCCGGGGTCGCGGCGGCGCCGGTGCGCTACATCCAGCTGCTCAACCCCTACGGCCCCAGCATCCCGCTGTTCTTCGGCGATCGCACCACCAACGTGCGCCCCGAACCCAACGTCAACCTGCAGGCGCTCGACGAGATCGGCGGCGACATCTCGCCGATCCTCGGCGCGGCGTTCGACCCCTTCCGCGCCAAGATGTCGGTGCTGCGCGGGCTCGACGTGCTGATCGAGAACCCCAACCACCACTACGTGTTCGCGACCTGCGCCTCGGGCTACGCCTCGGGCGTCGACAACGACGAGGCCGCGCCACTGTCGGGCCAGGAGTCGGTCGACATGGTCATCGCGCGCTCGAGCAAGGTCTACGGCGACGACGTGCCCGAGGTGCGCCGGGTCGTGAACATGAACCCGGTGTCGGGCGACGACTACAGCAACAACCGCTCGTTCTCGTGGCGCGGCGACGGCGACCCCCAGATGGTCCGTCCGGTCAAGCAGACCCAGGGCATCCTCGATCCGTTCGCGGCCGGCTTCGCCGCCGCGCAGGGTGACGGGCTCGACCCGCGCGAGCAGAAGCTGGTCGACGGTGTCTACGAGGACTACCGCCGCGTGCGCGATGGCGGCCGCATCTCCGCCGACGACAAGCAGCGCTTGAACGCGTACATGGATCTCGTCCGTGACGTGATCGATGGCTCGATCAGCGCCATCTGCGAGGCGCCGACCCTCGACGACGAGAGCGACGTCGAGCGCACGATCGACAACCAGTTCCGCATCCTCGCCGCCGCCATGGCCTGCGATCTGACCCGGGTCGCGAGCATCACGATGGGGATGTCGCAGGGCTACGGCACGCGCCACACCGAGCACCACGAGCTCTACGGCGCGACCGACTCCGGCATCATCGACGACTTCAAGCACATCGGCGCCCGCGTGGCGCGGCTGCTCGGCGTGCTCGATGCCATCACCGAGGGCGAGGGCACGGTGCTCGACAACGCCATCGTCTACTGGTGCATGCAGTACGGCTGCGTGCACATCGACGGTCAGCACAACAACGACAACATGCCGGTGCTGGTCGCGGGTGGCGGTGGCGGCCGCCTGCAGCAGGGCAACTACATCGACTACCGCCTCGAGGGTGACGGCCGCGGTCTGCCGCTGTCGAACCTGCTGGTGACGTTCATGAACTGCATGGGACTTTCGTCGGGCGACTACGAGTCGAGCCCCGGCGGCGGCTACGGCTACTACAACGGCGACTTCGACCAGCGGCCGAGTCCGGAGTTCTGGAGCTCGACCCAGGGCCGTCGCTCGCCGCTGCCGGTGCTGTACCAGGGCCCCGCGATGGGCTGA